Proteins encoded in a region of the Homo sapiens chromosome 9, GRCh38.p14 Primary Assembly genome:
- the DMRT3 gene encoding doublesex- and mab-3-related transcription factor 3 yields MNGYGSPYLYMGGPVSQPPRAPLQRTPKCARCRNHGVLSWLKGHKRYCRFKDCTCEKCILIIERQRVMAAQVALRRQQANESLESLIPDSLRALPGPPPPGDAVAAPQPPPASQPSQPQPPRPAAELAAAAALRWTAEPQPGALQAQLAKPDLTEERLGDGKSADNTEVFSDKDTDQRSSPDVAKSKGCFTPESPEIVSVEEGGYAVQKNGGNPESRPDSPKCHAEQNHLLIEGPSGTVSLPFSLKANRPPLEVLKKIFPNQKPTVLELILKGCGGDLVSAVEVLLSSRSSVTGAERTSAEPESLALPSNGHIFEHTLSSYPISSSKWSVGSAFRVPDTLRFSADSSNVVPSPLAGPLQPPFPQPPRYPLMLRNTLARSQSSPFLPNDVTLWNTMTLQQQYQLRSQYVSPFPSNSTSVFRSSPVLPARATEDPRISIPDDGCPFVSKQSIYTEDDYDERSDSSDSRTLNTSS; encoded by the exons ATGAACGGCTACGGCTCCCCCTACCTGTACATGGGCGGCCCGGTGTCGCAGCCGCCACGGGCGCCCCTGCAGCGCACGCCCAAGTGCGCGCGCTGCCGCAACCATGGCGTCCTGTCCTGGCTCAAGGGCCACAAGCGTTACTGCCGCTTCAAGGACTGCACCTGCGAGAAGTGCATCCTCATCATCGAGCGGCAGCGGGTCATGGCTGCGCAGGTGGCGCTGCGCCGGCAGCAGGCCAACGAGAGCTTGGAGAGCCTCATCCCCGACTCGCTGCGCGCTCTGCCAGGGCCCCCGCCGCCGGGGGACGCCGTCGCCGCCCCGCAGCCGCCGCCAGCCTCTCAGCCGTCGCAGCCGCAGCCGCCGCGCCCTGCTGCCGAGTTGGCCGCGGCCGCCGCGCTGCGTTGGACTGCCGAGCCGCAGCCCGGGGCTCTGCAGGCGCAGCTCGCCAAGCCAG ATTTGACTGAAGAACGACTTGGAGACGGCAAGTCGGCAGACAATACAGAGGTCTTCAGTGACAAAGACACTGACCAGAGGAGTTCCCCAGATGTGGCAAAGAGTAAGGGCTGCTTCACCCCTGAGAGCCCTGAGATAGTGTCCGTGGAGGAAGGGGGATACGCTGTCCAGAAAAACGGAGGCAACCCCGAGAGCCGCCCTGACAGCCCCAAGTGTCACGCGGAGCAGAATCACCTCCTGATTGAGGGCCCCTCGGGGACTGTTTCTCTGCCCTTCAGCTTGAAAGCCAACAGACCGCCGCTTGAAGTGTTAAAAAAGATATTCCCCAACCAGAAGCCAACGGTGCTTGAGCTCATCCTCAAGGGCTGTGGCGGGGACCTGGTGAGCGCCGTGGAAGTCCTTCTGTCCAGCCGATCCTCAGTCACGGGAGCAGAGCGAACTTCCGCAGAACCTGAGAGTCTAGCGTTGCCCTCCAATGGGCACATCTTTGAACACACCTTGAGCTCCTACCCCATCTCGTCTTCCAAATGGTCTGTGGGATCAGCCTTTCGAGTCCCAGACACGTTGAGGTTTTCTGCCGACTCTAGCAACGTTGTCCCCAGTCCCTTGGCTGGGCCTCTGCAGCCCCCTTTCCCCCAGCCACCCCGGTACCCGCTGATGCTGAGGAATACTTTGGCGAGAAGCCAGTCGAGCCCCTTTTTGCCCAATGATGTCACCCTGTGGAACACCATGACGCTGCAGCAGCAGTATCAGCTGAGGTCCCAGTATGTCAGTCCTTTCCCCAGTAACTCTACCAGCGTCTTCAGAAGCTCGCCCGTCCTTCCTGCCCGCGCCACGGAAGACCCTCGGATTTCCATCCCTGATGATGGGTGTCCATTTGTGTCAAAGCAGTCCATTTACACCGAGGACGACTATGACGAGAGGTCTGACTCCTCAGACTCTAGAACACTCAACACATCATCTTAA